In Treponema denticola, one genomic interval encodes:
- a CDS encoding acyl-CoA thioester hydrolase/BAAT C-terminal domain-containing protein — MIKFNMEIDGFCGSLFLPEKAFSKTKALIFVGNLEEEYLSAKIMAELFSKNGINSLALAYFGEKGTVREPAHIPLEYVEKALDKLNRMGFSKVGIWGFAEGAVYALTAASFFNLSCVIAVSPSHHVLPAYSRAGSVFKQRFMSGSFLSLGGKDLACLSAPKINRIKLLFQMIFTKKEETADIFREEMIKASADSIIPVEKIHGNILIMSSDEDRIWPSKFSGEQIMDRLSSNYFKYKKEHIIYHFSSHYLLPFNLAGVRLKHRLKYFKIERKYSKQCNRTRIDAFNKTLDWLKKW; from the coding sequence ATGATTAAATTTAATATGGAAATTGACGGATTTTGCGGCTCACTTTTTTTACCTGAAAAGGCCTTTTCAAAAACAAAGGCTCTTATTTTTGTAGGGAACCTTGAAGAAGAGTATTTATCTGCAAAGATAATGGCAGAGCTTTTCTCAAAAAACGGTATCAACTCATTGGCTCTAGCTTATTTCGGTGAAAAGGGAACCGTTCGAGAGCCGGCCCATATACCTTTAGAATATGTTGAAAAAGCCTTAGATAAGTTAAACAGGATGGGTTTTTCTAAGGTAGGTATTTGGGGATTTGCTGAGGGTGCCGTTTATGCTCTTACAGCCGCTTCCTTCTTTAACTTATCTTGTGTAATTGCAGTTTCGCCTTCTCACCATGTTTTACCTGCATACAGCCGGGCAGGTTCGGTTTTTAAGCAAAGATTTATGAGCGGATCCTTTTTAAGTTTAGGAGGTAAAGATTTAGCCTGTTTATCAGCTCCTAAAATAAACCGAATTAAGCTTTTGTTTCAAATGATTTTTACCAAAAAAGAAGAAACCGCTGATATTTTCCGTGAAGAAATGATTAAGGCCTCAGCCGATTCTATTATTCCTGTAGAAAAAATTCACGGTAATATTTTAATTATGAGCTCCGATGAAGATAGAATATGGCCCTCAAAGTTCTCAGGCGAGCAGATTATGGATAGACTTTCTTCTAATTATTTTAAGTACAAAAAAGAACATATCATATATCACTTCAGCAGTCACTATCTTCTTCCATTTAACCTTGCCGGTGTTAGATTAAAGCACAGGCTAAAGTATTTTAAGATAGAGCGTAAATATAGCAAACAATGTAACCGCACCCGTATAGATGCTTTTAATAAAACTCTCGACTGGCTAAAAAAATGGTAA
- a CDS encoding UvrD-helicase domain-containing protein has protein sequence MNDYIKNIMDSLNENQKNAVSVEKNSVIAAGAGSGKTKVLAARYVYFVVEKGVSVEKIIALTFTEKAAAEMHKRIYTELKKIDHPNAKNAIEKFHLAKISTIDSFCNRIARDACRNLGISPDFTIDNTESEKLAYRIGLDFFLKMRSDKTMQFFLGDNGIDDFVSGLFVKLLSNYVLISKPIDFKKSLEAQIKYHDDEERKTLAECFDVFEFIKENDPSKNFTEEAISEFSTLPHFPESAKDEAFIKLLPTVDKISKTAKGRGNDTVKEIKEKLKVIYEKLVCIYNFEYSREFLAPFFDMLEELQKEYIYEKKQRGLLTFSDVSQLAVDVLINDVDLRNFYKKNADIIMIDEFQDNNSLQRDLLFLIAEKFERSEKSVPGPQELCPNKLFFVGDEKQSIYAFRGADVSVFRKLADDISDKERLAATRLLINYRTEPSLINLFNTIFSKVFYSEINKPLEKNGFVPPYEAEYVPTETRAPVKGVEPKIEIMFFDKKRFNVLEDLSRFLSPVETEAFYLAKRILELHNQGFKVRDGKSARACSWSDFAVLLRASTKQSTYERVFRNFGIPYRSVQQRGLFNDAPINDIYAMLKIIAYPSDKKTYAQVLHSPFVNIDDDAFAVLLLNFTKAFDISLAEKLSGKNKDAYLRACDLFARLNKNVVTMSCAESVTYLWYEEAYRYFLLSNEENHHYMDLYDYLFELACQADINGLTFSQFIDLLSSHIEDNERLDDMEVPLDDEKDSVQFLTVHKSKGLEFPIVIVPDCGNRGIPEKKEGLVFYNEDMGPVLYSPKAPDLSAKAGNLIFESLRDKANAKLIAETKRLLYVAATRAESYLIISGVYNHLQNEDNDCSSSDSRSLEEIKTLLTLSDKTISFFELLLPALPDEHEDIVFNEFLPLEREALFNNSKKQKCERINFEKLFASSKVKEFNLAEKRITTATGLAHEVNKKSREGYLYSLTSEKDKLPDSFEDRDEQKEFTAAELGTLTHSLIEARLLNKEFIYPKGHSEVERKKIYAWADNFFNSDMYALAKEAEKLKSEYGFLTDYEGQIVSGQIDLLFKKDGIVYVVDYKTDEIENPDAHLTQLKIYKKAAFDLAKTESENLKENSDKPIEVKTFIFYLKTGHCVELET, from the coding sequence ATGAATGATTATATAAAAAATATAATGGATAGCTTAAATGAAAATCAAAAAAATGCGGTAAGCGTTGAAAAAAATTCCGTAATTGCTGCGGGAGCCGGTTCCGGAAAAACGAAAGTTTTGGCTGCGCGCTATGTTTATTTTGTTGTTGAAAAGGGTGTCAGCGTAGAAAAAATAATAGCTCTAACATTTACCGAAAAAGCCGCAGCCGAAATGCACAAAAGAATTTATACCGAGTTAAAAAAAATAGATCATCCTAATGCAAAAAACGCTATCGAAAAATTTCATCTTGCAAAAATTTCGACGATAGATTCTTTTTGCAATAGAATAGCAAGAGATGCATGTAGAAACTTAGGTATTTCTCCCGATTTTACCATTGATAATACCGAATCGGAAAAGCTGGCTTACCGCATAGGCTTGGATTTCTTTTTGAAAATGCGCTCGGATAAAACGATGCAGTTTTTTTTGGGTGATAACGGAATAGATGATTTTGTGTCGGGCCTTTTTGTAAAATTATTAAGTAATTATGTTTTGATTTCAAAACCAATCGATTTTAAAAAAAGTTTGGAAGCTCAAATAAAATATCATGATGATGAAGAAAGAAAAACTCTAGCTGAATGTTTTGATGTTTTTGAATTTATAAAAGAAAACGATCCTTCTAAAAATTTTACGGAAGAAGCTATTAGCGAGTTTTCTACCCTTCCTCATTTTCCAGAATCGGCAAAAGATGAAGCCTTTATTAAGCTGCTTCCTACTGTCGACAAAATTTCTAAAACAGCAAAAGGTAGAGGAAATGATACCGTAAAAGAAATAAAAGAAAAATTAAAAGTCATATATGAAAAACTTGTGTGTATTTATAATTTTGAGTACTCGCGTGAGTTCTTGGCTCCTTTTTTTGATATGCTTGAAGAACTTCAAAAAGAATATATATATGAAAAAAAACAGCGAGGTCTTTTAACTTTTTCGGATGTGTCACAACTTGCTGTGGATGTTTTGATAAATGATGTGGACTTAAGAAACTTTTATAAAAAGAATGCAGACATTATTATGATAGATGAATTTCAAGATAACAATAGTCTGCAAAGAGATTTACTTTTTTTAATTGCAGAAAAATTTGAACGCTCCGAAAAATCCGTTCCCGGTCCTCAGGAGCTTTGTCCCAATAAACTTTTTTTTGTCGGAGATGAGAAGCAGTCGATTTATGCTTTTAGAGGGGCTGATGTTTCCGTATTCCGAAAACTTGCGGACGATATTTCGGATAAAGAAAGACTTGCCGCTACAAGGCTTTTGATAAATTACCGCACGGAGCCTTCTCTTATAAATTTATTTAATACAATATTCTCCAAAGTTTTTTATTCCGAGATAAATAAGCCCTTAGAAAAAAACGGATTTGTTCCTCCATATGAGGCGGAATATGTGCCGACTGAAACTAGAGCTCCCGTAAAAGGCGTTGAACCGAAAATTGAAATAATGTTTTTTGATAAAAAAAGATTTAATGTATTGGAAGATTTAAGCCGGTTTCTTAGTCCTGTAGAAACGGAAGCCTTTTATCTTGCAAAAAGAATTTTAGAATTGCATAATCAAGGTTTTAAAGTTAGGGACGGTAAATCTGCAAGAGCTTGTTCATGGAGCGACTTTGCCGTCTTGCTTAGAGCTTCTACAAAGCAAAGTACATACGAGAGAGTTTTCCGCAATTTTGGTATTCCTTATAGGAGTGTGCAGCAGAGAGGTTTATTTAATGATGCACCTATAAATGATATTTATGCTATGCTTAAAATTATAGCCTATCCTTCCGATAAAAAAACTTATGCTCAAGTTTTACATTCGCCTTTTGTAAATATAGATGATGATGCCTTTGCAGTTTTACTTTTAAATTTTACAAAAGCCTTCGATATTTCTTTAGCGGAAAAATTAAGCGGAAAAAATAAGGATGCCTATTTGCGGGCTTGCGATTTATTTGCTCGCTTGAATAAAAATGTTGTAACTATGAGTTGTGCCGAGTCGGTCACATATCTTTGGTATGAAGAAGCTTATAGATATTTTTTATTGAGCAATGAAGAAAATCATCACTATATGGATTTATATGATTACCTTTTTGAGCTCGCCTGCCAAGCCGATATAAACGGATTAACTTTTTCTCAATTTATTGATTTGCTTTCATCTCATATTGAAGATAATGAAAGGCTTGATGATATGGAGGTTCCCTTAGATGATGAAAAAGACTCTGTTCAATTTTTAACTGTGCATAAAAGCAAGGGTTTGGAATTCCCTATTGTTATAGTTCCCGACTGCGGGAATAGGGGTATCCCTGAAAAAAAAGAGGGACTCGTTTTTTATAATGAAGATATGGGGCCTGTTTTGTATTCTCCCAAGGCTCCGGACTTGTCTGCGAAAGCTGGCAATCTGATTTTTGAATCCTTGCGTGATAAGGCTAATGCAAAACTTATTGCCGAAACGAAACGGCTTCTTTATGTTGCAGCTACAAGAGCCGAATCCTATTTAATTATAAGCGGTGTATATAATCATTTACAAAATGAAGATAACGATTGTTCATCTTCAGATTCGAGAAGCCTTGAAGAAATAAAAACCTTGCTTACACTTTCGGATAAGACTATAAGCTTTTTTGAGTTGCTTTTGCCTGCTCTTCCCGATGAGCATGAAGATATTGTTTTTAATGAATTCTTACCTCTTGAAAGAGAGGCGTTATTTAACAATTCCAAAAAGCAAAAATGCGAAAGAATAAATTTTGAAAAACTTTTTGCCTCTTCTAAGGTAAAAGAATTTAATCTTGCGGAAAAAAGAATAACAACCGCTACAGGTCTTGCTCATGAGGTAAATAAAAAATCAAGAGAAGGTTATTTGTATTCTTTAACTTCCGAAAAAGATAAGCTGCCTGATTCTTTTGAAGATAGAGATGAACAAAAAGAATTTACGGCTGCCGAGCTGGGAACTCTTACCCACTCCCTAATAGAAGCCCGTCTTTTAAATAAGGAATTTATCTATCCGAAAGGTCATTCCGAAGTTGAAAGAAAAAAGATTTATGCTTGGGCAGATAATTTCTTTAATTCGGATATGTATGCTCTAGCAAAAGAGGCCGAAAAATTAAAAAGCGAATACGGTTTTTTAACGGATTATGAAGGACAAATTGTAAGCGGGCAGATAGACTTACTGTTTAAAAAAGACGGAATAGTCTATGTTGTAGATTATAAAACCGACGAAATAGAAAACCCCGATGCACACCTAACTCAGCTGAAGATTTATAAAAAAGCCGCCTTCGATCTTGCAAAAACCGAATCGGAAAATCTTAAAGAAAATTCTGATAAGCCCATCGAGGTTAAGACATTTATCTTCTATCTAAAAACAGGACACTGTGTTGAGCTTGAAACATAG
- a CDS encoding ferritin codes for MNEKITKALNEQINKEMESAYLYLGMAVHFEAEALLGFAHWMKEQAKEEMEHALKIYRYLFEIGSKPILGAIKAQSTEYGKPIDVIKKVLEHEKFVTASITSLYELALAEKDYKTQAFLTWFINEQVEEEANVTAILDKFKYIDNNASLMILDKELAART; via the coding sequence ATGAATGAAAAAATTACAAAAGCTTTAAACGAACAGATAAATAAGGAAATGGAATCGGCTTATCTTTATCTTGGAATGGCAGTACATTTTGAAGCAGAGGCTCTTTTAGGCTTTGCTCATTGGATGAAGGAACAAGCTAAGGAAGAAATGGAACATGCCTTAAAAATATACAGGTACTTATTTGAAATAGGCTCAAAGCCGATTTTAGGTGCGATAAAAGCTCAAAGCACAGAATACGGAAAACCGATCGATGTAATAAAAAAAGTCTTAGAGCATGAAAAATTTGTAACGGCTTCAATTACAAGCCTTTATGAACTGGCTCTTGCTGAAAAAGATTATAAAACCCAAGCCTTCTTAACATGGTTTATTAATGAGCAGGTTGAAGAAGAAGCCAATGTTACGGCTATCTTGGATAAATTTAAGTATATTGATAACAATGCCAGTCTGATGATCTTAGACAAAGAACTTGCGGCGAGAACTTAA
- the trkA gene encoding Trk system potassium transporter TrkA: protein MKIIIVGGGVTGTELARRLIRKKHDVVLIERDEDTARHAANRLDCMVVQAAGNDTQILLDAGIKKAEAMIAVTDSDELNMIICGIADSLAPQVIKIARVRNEDYVKALNFSEERTLGINALVYPDEEAALAVIQAIEHGAVSDILSFENSNYELSRFNVCEKSTLDGLAVFDIRKYVDIPFIVVSVEQNGKNRIPSGDTILTAGTRVSILTKPEHIKKFYELSGFETQEFKKIALVGMGRIGKSVAEYLLRNSKGKSFLSKLLPINLNQKWKISIIETNDKKAKEVAAEFPEASIYKADVTDESFVDEIGLDSFDLVICTTPNYEFNMIACAYLKTLGVYKTISLVQSAVLENVAYKIGVDVAVSFKDVVVDSIMSHLVSENVTSVHTMGDGKLEIIELQVSEKSPVLGQKLKDISQHGVYLVLLVTDENGEQIPTGDTEVKAGYKIVFIVKSSRSDEIIKMFGGN, encoded by the coding sequence ATGAAAATAATTATAGTTGGCGGCGGTGTTACCGGAACGGAATTAGCCCGCAGGCTTATAAGAAAAAAACATGATGTTGTTTTGATAGAACGAGATGAAGACACAGCACGCCATGCAGCTAATAGGCTGGACTGTATGGTAGTACAGGCAGCAGGAAACGATACTCAAATCCTCTTGGATGCCGGAATAAAAAAGGCCGAAGCCATGATAGCCGTAACCGACTCGGATGAACTCAATATGATAATCTGCGGCATCGCGGATAGCCTCGCCCCACAAGTTATAAAAATAGCAAGAGTCCGTAATGAAGACTATGTAAAGGCCCTAAACTTTTCGGAAGAAAGAACTCTGGGTATAAACGCTCTGGTTTATCCCGATGAAGAAGCGGCCCTCGCTGTGATTCAAGCTATCGAACACGGAGCCGTCAGCGACATTCTATCCTTTGAAAATTCAAACTATGAACTTTCCCGATTTAATGTTTGTGAAAAAAGCACTCTGGACGGCCTTGCCGTTTTTGATATCAGAAAATATGTTGACATACCCTTCATTGTTGTAAGTGTTGAGCAAAACGGAAAAAATAGAATTCCGTCAGGCGACACTATTTTAACGGCAGGAACACGGGTTTCAATTTTAACAAAGCCTGAGCATATAAAAAAATTTTATGAGTTGTCAGGATTCGAAACTCAAGAATTTAAAAAAATTGCTTTGGTAGGAATGGGCCGAATAGGAAAAAGCGTCGCAGAATACCTGCTTAGAAATTCAAAAGGAAAATCATTTCTGTCAAAACTTTTACCTATCAATCTAAATCAAAAATGGAAGATTTCCATTATCGAGACCAATGATAAAAAGGCAAAGGAAGTCGCTGCAGAATTCCCCGAAGCTTCTATCTATAAAGCTGATGTTACAGACGAATCCTTTGTAGACGAAATAGGCCTTGACTCATTTGACTTGGTAATATGCACAACACCGAACTATGAATTTAATATGATTGCCTGTGCATACTTAAAAACCCTTGGTGTTTATAAAACGATATCTCTCGTTCAAAGTGCCGTACTTGAAAATGTTGCATATAAGATCGGTGTCGATGTCGCAGTTTCTTTTAAAGATGTAGTCGTAGACTCTATAATGAGCCATCTTGTAAGCGAAAACGTAACAAGCGTTCATACAATGGGTGACGGTAAACTTGAAATAATAGAACTGCAAGTCTCCGAAAAAAGCCCTGTTCTCGGACAAAAACTAAAAGATATATCTCAGCATGGAGTCTATCTTGTTCTTCTTGTTACTGATGAAAACGGAGAACAGATTCCTACCGGAGATACGGAGGTCAAGGCCGGGTATAAAATTGTATTTATAGTAAAATCTTCGCGAAGCGACGAAATTATAAAAATGTTCGGAGGTAATTAG
- a CDS encoding sulfide/dihydroorotate dehydrogenase-like FAD/NAD-binding protein yields the protein MHKILEKRQYSPEVFYLRVEAPEIAKNRHPGQFVIVQIDTNFGERVPLTIADANAEEGWIALVIQAVGATTIKLCNKNVGDSIAAILGPLGRPSHITKCGTVACVCGGIGVAPMYPIAQAFKEAGNKLIVIIGARNKDLIVFEDEMKAIADELIITTDDGSYGRKALVTVPLKELCESQTPPDEVFAIGPPIMMKFCAETTRPFGIKTTVSLNTIMIDGTGMCGGCRVTVDNQIKFVCVDGPEFDAHKVDFDNMMMRMKAFRGREDQDRHKCKSGIFN from the coding sequence ATGCACAAAATACTTGAAAAACGGCAATATTCGCCTGAGGTTTTTTATTTGCGCGTTGAAGCACCGGAAATCGCAAAAAACAGGCATCCGGGGCAGTTTGTAATCGTTCAAATAGATACCAACTTCGGCGAAAGAGTTCCCCTCACGATTGCCGATGCGAACGCCGAAGAAGGCTGGATTGCCCTCGTTATTCAGGCCGTAGGAGCCACAACCATCAAACTTTGCAACAAAAATGTAGGTGATTCTATCGCTGCAATTTTAGGCCCTCTTGGACGCCCCTCCCACATCACAAAGTGCGGAACGGTTGCCTGTGTCTGCGGAGGTATTGGTGTTGCCCCCATGTACCCTATAGCCCAAGCTTTTAAAGAAGCAGGAAACAAACTCATAGTTATCATCGGAGCAAGGAACAAGGACTTAATCGTTTTTGAAGATGAAATGAAAGCTATTGCCGATGAGCTCATCATTACAACCGATGACGGTTCTTATGGAAGAAAGGCCCTTGTAACCGTACCCTTAAAAGAGCTCTGTGAAAGTCAAACGCCTCCCGACGAAGTCTTTGCAATCGGCCCGCCCATAATGATGAAATTCTGTGCCGAAACCACCCGTCCATTCGGAATAAAAACAACGGTTTCACTTAACACGATTATGATTGACGGTACGGGAATGTGCGGCGGCTGCCGTGTAACCGTAGACAATCAAATCAAGTTCGTATGTGTTGACGGCCCCGAATTCGACGCCCACAAGGTTGACTTTGATAATATGATGATGAGAATGAAGGCCTTCCGCGGACGCGAAGATCAGGATAGGCATAAGTGCAAGTCCGGTATTTTTAATTAA
- a CDS encoding PD-(D/E)XK nuclease family protein, with the protein MNLIEQTLKTYGRDLKNVFVFPSRIASRLWFQKSLSITGLGTIPSENYMSWDGFKESCLVSQAASLSPVSNTVRRIFAQYISRLNSEKAKDGKPLFKFLIPEDYAETGAVFSEWIAGILPQLDHFEKRYADKSSDFSNDDEMRDYIVLKNEYTDFLKKNSLFEPSWVSSEFYSYQKKYIIIYPELMEDFGEHAELLRQQEEISYIPCPKFNQKENLIDVYKNSRSELKNTVLQIEKLLSEGVRADEIAVSVPDIENYAAYIKREFYLRGIPAEFRSGFKLGLEQAGKLFSLIYDCVQNNFAFEFIKPIVLNKHIPWKDREGAEALIDYGVKNNCAVSWKENKEDTVYKNIWIESFKINYERDEIEVEQKEKARDWFYNFYYAVNRICESKTFTDLQKNYFLFRNELIDENLFSEKDNAILGRCISCLQELLYLEDKFEAYMPCDRFKFFISELDKAIYVPQNTGLAVSIFPYRVAAATPFSYHFVLNCSQDHTNIIYNKLSFLRKDKREALGVFETDASPYFFEAYTESPNTVFSFSPHNFNSYLIINNLFEISEDEEIKNAERVNKKIEELKSYDSFLFDYLLKKEEASEKTSAIYKIQKNAVSTFSTLKRKKDFSYLQNSYDKISEELNSYMEENLFKEGSLKLSQTDLKIFTECPVLWFLEKVLSVFSENYDAGIFDARNIGNLSHNVLEILYKEIGSTDKYFNSKNLDNYIERASLIFDDLAEKSIDFRGALAKPFIQSLKKRVQEAVNFVLESDASLLDGYAPKWVEEWIEMENDGILYRGKIDRASFPQDERSGVIIDYKTNNMPAYSSYGKKNSSAEEIELTDFQIPMYIFLAESKLKKDSTKEKKNFETIEHAWFLSFVQQKINKVVNDNEAIPVTRSGSERTREDFQSSIDAFINEAEKFAELMKTQDFTKPSTVSFETCSTCGFKHICRTAYSVK; encoded by the coding sequence ATGAACTTAATAGAACAAACACTAAAGACTTATGGACGGGATTTAAAAAACGTTTTTGTATTTCCTTCGAGGATTGCTTCAAGGCTGTGGTTTCAAAAATCGCTTAGTATTACCGGATTGGGAACCATTCCTTCTGAAAATTATATGTCGTGGGACGGCTTTAAAGAATCTTGTCTTGTCTCTCAGGCGGCTTCTTTAAGTCCCGTATCAAATACGGTGCGCAGAATTTTTGCCCAATATATAAGCCGTCTTAATTCGGAAAAGGCAAAAGACGGAAAACCGCTGTTTAAATTTCTTATTCCGGAAGACTATGCCGAAACTGGTGCCGTATTTTCCGAATGGATTGCAGGGATTTTACCCCAGCTTGATCACTTTGAAAAACGCTATGCCGATAAAAGTTCTGATTTTTCAAACGATGATGAAATGAGGGACTATATTGTTTTAAAGAATGAGTATACCGATTTTTTAAAAAAGAATTCTTTGTTTGAACCTTCTTGGGTTTCTTCCGAATTTTATTCATATCAAAAAAAATATATTATTATTTATCCCGAATTGATGGAAGATTTTGGTGAACATGCGGAGCTTTTAAGGCAGCAGGAAGAAATCAGCTATATTCCATGTCCTAAATTTAATCAAAAAGAAAACTTAATTGATGTTTATAAAAATTCCAGAAGCGAATTAAAAAATACCGTTTTACAAATCGAAAAACTTCTCAGTGAAGGAGTGAGAGCGGATGAGATTGCCGTAAGTGTTCCTGATATTGAAAACTATGCGGCTTATATAAAAAGAGAATTTTATCTTAGAGGGATTCCTGCAGAATTCCGTTCGGGCTTTAAGTTGGGACTTGAACAAGCCGGTAAACTTTTTTCCCTTATTTATGATTGTGTGCAAAATAATTTTGCTTTTGAATTTATAAAACCGATTGTTTTAAATAAGCACATCCCTTGGAAGGATAGGGAAGGAGCTGAAGCTTTAATAGATTACGGAGTAAAAAATAATTGTGCAGTATCGTGGAAAGAAAATAAAGAAGATACTGTTTATAAAAATATTTGGATTGAATCTTTTAAAATAAATTATGAAAGAGATGAAATTGAAGTTGAGCAAAAGGAAAAAGCGAGAGATTGGTTTTATAATTTTTATTATGCCGTAAATAGAATTTGCGAATCTAAAACTTTTACAGATTTACAAAAAAATTATTTTTTATTTAGAAATGAATTGATAGATGAAAATCTTTTTTCCGAAAAAGATAATGCAATCTTGGGCCGCTGTATTTCTTGTCTTCAAGAACTTTTATATTTGGAAGATAAGTTTGAAGCCTACATGCCCTGTGACAGGTTTAAGTTTTTTATTTCGGAATTGGATAAGGCTATCTATGTTCCTCAAAATACAGGGCTTGCCGTAAGTATTTTTCCTTACAGAGTTGCCGCCGCAACTCCTTTTAGCTATCATTTTGTTTTAAATTGCAGTCAAGACCATACAAATATTATTTATAATAAACTTTCTTTTTTGCGTAAGGATAAAAGAGAAGCCTTGGGTGTTTTTGAAACCGATGCATCGCCTTATTTTTTTGAAGCCTATACAGAATCTCCAAATACCGTTTTTAGTTTTAGTCCTCATAATTTTAATTCGTATTTGATTATAAATAATCTTTTTGAAATTTCTGAAGATGAAGAAATTAAAAATGCTGAACGGGTAAATAAAAAAATAGAAGAATTAAAATCCTATGATTCGTTTTTATTCGATTATCTCTTAAAGAAAGAAGAGGCTTCAGAGAAAACTTCTGCAATATATAAGATTCAAAAAAATGCAGTCTCAACATTTTCAACATTAAAGAGGAAAAAAGATTTTTCTTATTTGCAAAATTCATACGATAAGATTAGCGAAGAATTAAATTCATATATGGAAGAAAATTTATTTAAGGAAGGTTCTCTTAAATTAAGTCAAACCGATTTAAAAATATTTACCGAGTGTCCCGTTTTATGGTTTTTAGAAAAAGTTCTTTCCGTCTTTTCGGAAAACTATGATGCAGGTATCTTTGATGCCAGAAATATCGGCAACCTTTCGCACAATGTTTTGGAAATTCTTTATAAAGAGATAGGTTCAACGGATAAATATTTTAATTCTAAAAACTTAGATAATTATATTGAAAGAGCTTCTTTAATATTCGATGACCTTGCAGAAAAATCCATTGATTTTAGAGGTGCTTTGGCAAAGCCCTTTATTCAATCCTTAAAAAAGAGGGTTCAGGAAGCCGTCAATTTTGTTTTAGAAAGCGATGCTTCGCTTTTGGACGGATATGCGCCTAAGTGGGTAGAAGAATGGATAGAAATGGAAAATGACGGCATTTTATATCGGGGTAAAATAGACAGGGCTTCTTTTCCGCAGGATGAGAGGAGCGGAGTAATTATAGATTATAAAACAAATAATATGCCGGCTTATTCTTCCTACGGTAAAAAAAATTCAAGTGCGGAAGAAATAGAATTGACAGATTTTCAGATACCAATGTATATCTTCTTGGCTGAATCCAAATTAAAAAAGGATTCAACAAAAGAAAAGAAAAATTTTGAAACTATAGAACATGCATGGTTTTTAAGTTTTGTGCAGCAAAAAATAAACAAGGTTGTAAACGATAATGAAGCTATTCCTGTTACACGGAGCGGATCTGAAAGAACCCGTGAAGATTTTCAATCTTCAATCGATGCATTTATTAATGAAGCAGAAAAATTTGCAGAGCTTATGAAAACCCAAGATTTTACAAAACCTTCTACCGTTTCATTTGAAACATGCAGTACATGCGGGTTTAAACATATTTGCAGAACAGCTTATTCGGTTAAGTAA